In Lentilactobacillus sp. SPB1-3, the sequence TAACGTATTTATTGAAACTAACCGCAGATTTAATTTACCAGTCTCAACAATTATTATTCGAATTCGTTACTACGAAGAATTAAAGAGAATGATGAGTGTGGAGCAGCAACGATTCTTACTAGAAATTACTTCAAATGTCATTACTCGTTCAACTCGTGAAAATGATGTCACATATTATTTGAATAATGAGTTGCCTACTTGGGGAATTTTGGTTTACACAGATTCTGATGGTGCCAAGATTGCTGCTGAGCGAATCAAAGAGAATTTCCAGAAGAACTTGGCCACCAATGAACAATTGAATGGATTAAATATTTCCTTGGCTATCGGAATCTCAATGTGGAATGCTGATGAAATGAACAGTCCATATGACTTGATCGATGGCGGAGTGAAGGAAATCGAATATGATGTGCCAGCATCATAAGGTGAGTAAAGATGAAAAAGATAATTAAGCTATTATTACTTTGTTGTGGCTGCTTATTTATCACTGCCTGTGGCTCCAACAAGCAAGTTCAAGTTAACGTGCCTGACCAACAAACTAATAAGAATGTTTTACCGAAATATCAGCTGAGGGTTACTAAGACAGATGTAAAACGTTCCAATCAGTTAAGGGATTTTATTCAAAATAACTTGTTGGTCAAAAAAGGAATCTACACAAATCTAAATAATCATAAACAATCGACTGAATACGCGACCGGTCATGAAATGTTGAGTGAGTCTTCAGGTATGTGGTTGACCTATTTAGCGCTATCCAAGCAGAATGAATCGTTCCATCAATTCTTAAGTCAAACCAATAAGACCTTTGGTCAGGGAAGTCAGTACAGTTATCGATACGATCCTGATGCAGATAAACAGGCGGATGTTAATGCGACTTTGGATGATTTGAGAATCCTGCGTTCTATGGTTATTTATGATGCAGTAAGCAAGACCACTCATTACCAAAAAGTTGCTGCCAGAAAGTTTGCCGAACTGAGTCAAAATGTTATTAAAAATGGCCAGTTAACTAACTTCTATGATTTAAAGTTACAAAAAGGAACGGATAATGGGTCACTGGCTTACTTTGATTTAAAGACTTTAAAGTACTTTGAATCAGCGACAAAAAAAGGCCGAAAAGAATATCAACATCAGCTGCGAGTGCTGGAACATGGCTATCTTGGGGATGTTTTCCCACTTTATGCAGCAAGTTATGATTGGAAAACTAAGCAGTACTCACAAAAGGCGTTGAACGGTTCTGAAGCATTGGAAGTTTTATTGCATTTGGCTGAAGTTGGTAAACTCAAAAAGACGAGTTTGAATTGGTTAAGGTTACAAGTCGATCAACATCAGCTCGCCAATACTTATACTGTTACCGGCCAAATCGTTGATAAGAATCAGTCACCAGCCAATTATGGGTTAGCAGCGATGGTTTTTGCTAATGTTC encodes:
- a CDS encoding glycosyl hydrolase family 8 translates to MKKIIKLLLLCCGCLFITACGSNKQVQVNVPDQQTNKNVLPKYQLRVTKTDVKRSNQLRDFIQNNLLVKKGIYTNLNNHKQSTEYATGHEMLSESSGMWLTYLALSKQNESFHQFLSQTNKTFGQGSQYSYRYDPDADKQADVNATLDDLRILRSMVIYDAVSKTTHYQKVAARKFAELSQNVIKNGQLTNFYDLKLQKGTDNGSLAYFDLKTLKYFESATKKGRKEYQHQLRVLEHGYLGDVFPLYAASYDWKTKQYSQKALNGSEALEVLLHLAEVGKLKKTSLNWLRLQVDQHQLANTYTVTGQIVDKNQSPANYGLAAMVFANVHDQEYYQKAMKIVWQSQVNEPSSKLNGGIGIVKTNEFYSYNNLVSLLASQMGNH